In Mangifera indica cultivar Alphonso chromosome 7, CATAS_Mindica_2.1, whole genome shotgun sequence, the genomic window TTTTCAGTTAATTActgcataaaaaaattaagaatttaattatgatatattgactGTAGGTTTGAACTCATACTTTTGTGTATCAACACCCCTAACTTTCTCACTCAAACTTTCCCACAGTAAGAGAAGCAACTGGGTTGGTTCTGTCGTAAGGCCAGCTTGTCCTGGACTGGCACTCTCTGGCTTCCTCTCGTAATGTCATTCTCATATGCTAAAGAGAagcctttcttcttttttttcaccACAGTTCTCTCCCTCTACTTGTCCTCGCTTAAAGCCTGAAGCTAAAAGATAAAGTAGAAGAAAAGCcaacattttcatttctttaatttGGTGGGTACTCTTCTTCATCCGTCTACATTGGATCACTTTGAATCTTCTGTCTTTCTTGATTCTTACTAGctttttttttggggtatttttatttttattttttttgttgctgTTGAACTTGGAGCTTTGACAATGATGCTCCCTTTACTTCCTGTGACCCATATTGTGACTTTCCGCTAAAATCCTACAGTCATCTTCTCAACCTTTTCAGGGCTGTATATTTGGAACTTCCTTTCTTCTCTGTGTCCACATGCTTTGAAGGTAGATCTTCAATATTAAAGTTTTCATCTTTGTTAATAGCTTAATCATTCGATACTTATATCATTTTAAACGTTTTTCTCCTGTGTTTTGAAGTTTGGATTGCTCATAAGCCTAAGAAATCTcaagatttaataaaatgttgTAGTGATTTATGATTCTGGGTTGTGCTTAAGAAGCGCagatttttaactttctttatgTGTTATGTTGCATTTTGTGTCTTTAACTTGGTTGAATGAATAAGTCCTTTTAATTGCTTGTGTTGATTTACTCAAATTTATCTGCTTTTTTGACAGGTTTAACTTGTTTATTCAGCCAATGCCAACTTTAGTCTCCTGTGTAATAGCACAATGAATGCCATTTCTTTGTTGACAGCATAGTGGTCTAGTTTCATACTGAAAGAACTGAAGAAATTAGTCTCATTCTGAAAGCACTGAGGTGAAGTGCTTGGTAATCTGGGGTCTAAAAGAAACCATGGAAGAGAGTTTTGTACCATTTCGTGGAATCAAGAATGATATTCGGGGAAGATTGAAGTGTTATAAGCAAGACTGGACTGGTGGTTTTAAGGCAGGCTTCAGGTATATATCTTTCTCTTGtcatagaattttttaaatgtattgaaaatataatttaaagaatCTGTTCAATTTAGCTTGTACTACTGCTCATTTATGTAGTTTCATTGATGGTGATGCTAGCttgatgatttagtttaatGTTTTCAGGATTCTGGCACCCAcgacatatatattttttgcatcGGCAATTCCAGTTATATCGTTTGGGGAACAGTTAGACAGAGATACAGGTGGTGTCACAACATGCAATAGTTGTTCAAAGTTATTGCTCTTTTTCATTCAGTTCCTTGATTATAACCAATGCTTAATTCagttgatattaaaaaattaattataaatctggCTGTGCTTATGTTATTCTAAATTGTTGATGGTATTCACAGATGGGACTCTCACTGCTGTTCAAACCTTAGCTTCTACTGCATTTTGTGGAATTATTCACTCTATCATAGGAGGTCAGCCTTTACTGATTCTTGGAGTTGCAGAGCCAACTGTAATCATGTACACATTCATGTTCAATTTTGCAAAAAGTCGGACAGATTTGGGACCAAAGCTCTTTCTAGCATGGACTGGGTGGTATTTCCTGAAAATTTCCTAGTCATTATCTGAGAAACATCTTGTTGATTTCTGTCAATATTTGAATCCTCCCTTCCTTATATTTGGTCCACTTAACTTGGAAATTTAACTTGGCAGGGTGTGCATATGGACTGCAATCTTGCTGTTCTTGTTGGCTGTCCTAGGTGCTTGCTCTATCATCAATAGGTTCACTCGCATTGCAGGGGAATTGTTTGGCCTACTTATTGCAATGCTTTTCATGCAGGAAGCcattaaagtaagaaaaaaaatccccaTTTCTTTCTCATTCCTACATCGCATGGACATCGTGaataaactgaaaattttgctGTTTAAAGCttctgaattatttttgttgtacaCTAGAGTTATTGTATGACTGGGTTGAATGCATTATGTCCTTGGATAGTTGAGATTCATTTCAGTGGTTCTTTGTTGTTCATAGGATGCTTTTTTGAGTGAGTGCTTAAAATTGCTTTCTGGTTAAACTTTGAAATTCTAAACACTTCAATTTGGTTTGCTAGGGACTGGTTGATGAATTTCGTAtaccaaaaagagaaaatccaAAGTCAATCGAGTACCTGTATTCATGGAGATTTGCCAATGGAATGTTTGCTTTGGTTTTGGCTTTTGGTCTTCTGCATACTGCATTAAGAAGCAGAAAAGCACGGTCTTGGCGTTACGGGTCTGGTAAGCCTTATTGGATCCATGGCCTTTACAAACCTGCAGTTGATTACAGATTGCACTTCCATTAGAAAAGAACAAATCATTATTGTTGTTTTAGTTGTTGAAATTACAGAAGTGCTATAATTCTTGGTGCTTCTCTAATGAGCCCTAAGCTCTTGGCTTCCTTAAACCTGTTGAGAATACTTCTCATTCAATCTTGTGATACATGCCAAAGCCAAAAATTTCTATGGGAAACAAAGataatctcatttattttttctatcaaaCCCAATAACTTTAAGTTGGCTCAAGTTAGTCAAGTGTTAGGGATGTGGCAGGGGATAATGTTATGAGCTTTGTGCTGCAAAGGATCAACGAGAAGCAAATATTCTTATAATGCCTGAGATTGAAGGCCTAAAATTGCTAAACCCTGCTAAAAATCACCTTTAGTTGattatgtttctttttcatttttctgtagGGTCGCTGCGAGGCTTCATAGCTGATTATGGTGTTCCATTGATGGTTCTGGTCTGGACAGCTGTTTCTTACATACCAGCTGGAAGTGTTCCAAAAGGAATCCCAAGGCGCCTCTTTAGTCTGAATCCATGGTCACCAGGTGCTTATGAGAATTGGACTGTCATAAAGGTATGCTGAAGTAGAAGCTTGTGGCAAAACTATTAATCTTCTGTGTTAGAAAATTTCCTGTCTGCGACATAACAAGCATCTACTAATGGTTTAATGCTAAAACTTGCAGGACATGGTGGATGTGCCAGTTCTGTATATAATTGGAGCTTTTGTGCCAGCAACAATGATTGCTGTGCTCTATTATTTTGACCATAGCGTTGCATCTCAGCTTGCACAGCAGCAAGAATTCAATTTGAGAAAGCCTCCTTCTTTCCATTACGATTTACTTCTTTTGGGGTTCATGGTACAAAGAAGTTACTACTTCCCCAAGCTTCTCCTTTTCTCCCCTGCACTTCATCTCCTTTCTCAATCAAACTGtacttttataaatttctaatatttagtAACTGCATGCAGGTCATAGTCTGTGGTCTTCTCGGTATCCCTCCATCAAATGGTGTCATTCCACAATCTCCAATGCATACCAAAAGTTTGGCTACCCTGAAGCACCAGGTAGGCATGTTAACTTGTATGTTGTTCTTAAGTTTGCCagaactaattttaatttagatctCATTCTTCTAAACTTTGGAACTCTTTAAGTTTACTATCAACTGCATTACTTCTAATCCTGATTAATGATACTGTAAGTATAAGATGTGTTAGATAAAATATTGTAAGAGTGAACATATTCCAGAGATGTTTCCTTTGTTTAGATAATGATTTACAACAACCTCTGAAATCTGTGCAGTTACTTCGAAATCGACTTGTGACAACTGCTCGCAAATTTATTGGTAAGAATGCAAGCTTGGAACAAGTTTATGGGAGCATGCAGGAAGCATACCAACAGATGCAGACACCACTTACTTACCAGCAACCTTCCACTGTGGTATTTGGCTTGACATTGTATTTCATTTGGAAATTCTATATAACAAGAGCCTGCACAAATTTACATCTACAAAAATAAAGACCATAGTATTGAAATTTAAGATGCCAAAATTGATTTAGTAGTTTAAATTACTGATAATATAACAATCCAGATCTGGTCACAGAATTCTTTAATAGACATCTATCAAAGTTTCTAAAGTGTTTTACACAATAACTATTCAAAAGATCTTCTTTCGTTTGAGATCTGTTTGAGTAGTCTATGCTTATAATGCTGCAATTTTGCCTTAGTGATTTTTTCCTGAGCAGGGGCTGAAGGAATTGAACACAGGGAATATTGATGCCCCAGTTGATGAGAGTATATTTGATATTGAGAAAGAGATCGACAATTTATTGCCTGTTGAGGTGAAAGAACAGCGGCTGAGTAACTTGCTCCAATCTACAATGGTAGGAGGATGTGTTGCAGCAATGCCCCTTCTTAAAATGATCCCTACATCAGTACTCTGGGGCTATTTTGCCTATATGGCCATTGAAAGCTTGCCGGGCAATCAGTTCTGGGAGCGAATATTATTGCTCCTCACTGCTCCAAGCAGAAGATTCAAGTATCTTTTAATTCCTCTCCTATCCTCTCCTCAATTTACATTATCTAACTCCTTTCTCATGATGAAATAAACTTAACCGTTTTTGTGTTGCCCTTATTTCTTAGAGTACTGGAGAATTACCATGCCACCTTCATCGAAACTGTACCCTTCAAGACAATTGCAGTATTTACGATTTTCCAGACGGCTTACTTGCTTGTTTGTTTTGGGATTACATGGGTTCCCATTGCTGGGGTACTTTTCCCGCTCATGATCATGCTTTTAGTTCCTGTGAGGCAATACATATTGCCCAGGTTTTTCAAAGGAGCACACCTTCAAGATTTAGATGCTGCAGAGTACGAAGAGGCGCCAGCTTTATCATTCAACCTAACATCTGTAAGCTCTTAACATTCTTATACTAATTTCTAGCCTAAGATTTTCTATTAACCCCCTTATTTGCTTCAGTTCTGGAACTGAGTACATAATTAGTCTCTGATGTCATACGTATTTCAAGAAATTGATTGAATGGCTTTTGGTatgcaatttttcttctttccgaTTTTCAGATGAGTAGGAACACTTCATCTTCACAGCCGGAAAGAGAGATGAGTAGGGATACCTCATTTTCACAGCAGGAAAGAGTGATGAGTAGGGATACTTCATTTTCACGGCAGGAAAGAGTGATGAGTAGGAATACTTCATTTGCTGATCATGGAGAAATTTTAGACGGGATGGTTACAAGAAGCCGCGGTGAGATTAGACGCATGTGCAGTCTCAAATTCTCAAGTTGCAGTGTTTCATCATCTGGAGAATTGAAAAGCGTTCAGAGCCCGAGGGTCTCGGATAAGGTGTACAGTCCCCGTGTAAGTGAACTGAGAGCAGAGCAGAGTCCACGACAAGGTGGAAGAGGACCATTCAGTCCAGCAAAACCATCTAATTTAGGTAAAAGTGTTTAAAGAAAGCTGTTAGAAATGGCGATGATTGGCTTTGTGGAAATATTTGTAGAAGAGATtgtattcaatttgaatctgtATTGTTATTCAACACCTGCCACCATTTATTTACGGTTACTAACAGCATAACCTAAGGCACTCTCAGCATAATCTAGTTGCGAGAAGagttattttactaaattcGCAAACATGCAGCAACTCGATACACTGGTAGCAAAGATGAAACATTGAATGCTAAAAGCAGCAGGTATCAGAACAGTTGAAAATACTGAAACTAAAAGCAGCAGGTGTCAGAAGACAGTACTCACTACTCATAATGAATCATTCAAGATTCTGAGGTTGAATAATTTGGGTTGAGGAGGCTCATCTACCGTTCACCTGTTATCCACTCGTGCAAATGTCAGAATTGCCGAAAGGTTTGAGTGACATCCGACACTAAGAAGATAAGAATTGGGAAAAGAGTAATAAAAGAGAGCTTTGCTGGAACATAATTGATAGGAAATGATCTGTATTTTTCTCAATTTACCTTTCATGATTGGGAAAAATTGGTGAACCTGAATCACCAActgaaaagaaaatggaaaatggaAAGTGGTGGTTATCGTATCATTGATCATGATCTTAGTGGGAAAATTCACATATCACTTCATAATATGTGGCTCGTAGGTTAATTGGTTCACAGAAAGGATGGGCCTCTTGGGAAGTAACAGTAAGTTGCCAATTGACAGTCGAAAATACTGCCAAAAAAACAAGTATAATAAAACAAGAGCAGAACAACTTTTAccaaatgtaaaaataaataaataggcCAATGCCAGCTTTGAAGTTGGGCTATACCAGAGCCTGCAAGGAAGCCCGGGGGCGACCCAACACGGTctgcaaaaatttttaaaaaagtaaaactaaaaaatacattaaaattttattttcttacccATACAGGCACAGCCCAAGAGGCTATGAGCCATGTATTGGGCCTTATGTTGAGGGAGCCTCAGCAGGATCTGCCTTTTGGCAGACCTTGACAGTTGACACAACATCACCTGTGGCATGACAGGCTCCGTCAAACATGGCCCTGCCCGTCACCACGTCCTGTATCCAGCAGCAAGGGCGGAACAGTCCCAGAAAGTTTTCACATTAATGCAGCTGAATCTTTGCTCAAACAACctttatcaaattatcattGATTGGTTAGAACCCTTGAATGTATAAGAAGCCAGCATTCAATTTCTCATGTAATTTTCTTAGCATAAGGCTTATGCAACCACAAAATTGAGTATCATAACAGTAAAACCAATGAAGCAGTCAAGTCTTGATTCTCGTTGCTCT contains:
- the LOC123220720 gene encoding probable boron transporter 2 isoform X2, coding for MEESFVPFRGIKNDIRGRLKCYKQDWTGGFKAGFRILAPTTYIFFASAIPVISFGEQLDRDTDGTLTAVQTLASTAFCGIIHSIIGGQPLLILGVAEPTVIMYTFMFNFAKSRTDLGPKLFLAWTGVCIWTAILLFLLAVLGACSIINRFTRIAGELFGLLIAMLFMQEAIKGLVDEFRIPKRENPKSIEYLYSWRFANGMFALVLAFGLLHTALRSRKARSWRYGSGSLRGFIADYGVPLMVLVWTAVSYIPAGSVPKGIPRRLFSLNPWSPGAYENWTVIKDMVDVPVLYIIGAFVPATMIAVLYYFDHSVASQLAQQQEFNLRKPPSFHYDLLLLGFMVIVCGLLGIPPSNGVIPQSPMHTKSLATLKHQLLRNRLVTTARKFIGKNASLEQVYGSMQEAYQQMQTPLTYQQPSTVGLKELNTGNIDAPVDESIFDIEKEIDNLLPVEVKEQRLSNLLQSTMVGGCVAAMPLLKMIPTSVLWGYFAYMAIESLPGNQFWERILLLLTAPSRRFKVLENYHATFIETVPFKTIAVFTIFQTAYLLVCFGITWVPIAGVLFPLMIMLLVPVRQYILPRFFKGAHLQDLDAAEYEEAPALSFNLTSMSRNTSSSQPEREMSRDTSFSQQERVMSRDTSFSRQERVMSRNTSFADHGEILDGMVTRSRGEIRRMCSLKFSSCSVSSSGELKSVQSPRVSDKVYSPRVSELRAEQSPRQGGRGPFSPAKPSNLGKSV
- the LOC123220720 gene encoding probable boron transporter 2 isoform X1 yields the protein MEESFVPFRGIKNDIRGRLKCYKQDWTGGFKAGFRILAPTTYIFFASAIPVISFGEQLDRDTDGTLTAVQTLASTAFCGIIHSIIGGQPLLILGVAEPTVIMYTFMFNFAKSRTDLGPKLFLAWTGWVCIWTAILLFLLAVLGACSIINRFTRIAGELFGLLIAMLFMQEAIKGLVDEFRIPKRENPKSIEYLYSWRFANGMFALVLAFGLLHTALRSRKARSWRYGSGSLRGFIADYGVPLMVLVWTAVSYIPAGSVPKGIPRRLFSLNPWSPGAYENWTVIKDMVDVPVLYIIGAFVPATMIAVLYYFDHSVASQLAQQQEFNLRKPPSFHYDLLLLGFMVIVCGLLGIPPSNGVIPQSPMHTKSLATLKHQLLRNRLVTTARKFIGKNASLEQVYGSMQEAYQQMQTPLTYQQPSTVGLKELNTGNIDAPVDESIFDIEKEIDNLLPVEVKEQRLSNLLQSTMVGGCVAAMPLLKMIPTSVLWGYFAYMAIESLPGNQFWERILLLLTAPSRRFKVLENYHATFIETVPFKTIAVFTIFQTAYLLVCFGITWVPIAGVLFPLMIMLLVPVRQYILPRFFKGAHLQDLDAAEYEEAPALSFNLTSMSRNTSSSQPEREMSRDTSFSQQERVMSRDTSFSRQERVMSRNTSFADHGEILDGMVTRSRGEIRRMCSLKFSSCSVSSSGELKSVQSPRVSDKVYSPRVSELRAEQSPRQGGRGPFSPAKPSNLGKSV